The following coding sequences lie in one Lelliottia jeotgali genomic window:
- a CDS encoding Fumarate hydratase class I, aerobic has translation MSNKPFHYQDPFPLAKDQTEYYLLTSDHVSVSEFEGQEILKVDPQALTLLAQHAFHDASFMLRPAHQQQVADILSDPQASENDKYVALQFLRNSDIAAKGILPTCQDTGTAIITGKKGQRVWTGGGDEAALAHGVYNTYIEDNLRYSQNAALDMYKEVNTGTNLPAQIDLYSVDGDEYKFLCIAKGGGSANKTYLYQETKALLSPGKLKNYLVEKMRTLGTAACPPYHIAFVIGGTSAESTLKTVKLASTKYYDGLPTEGNEHGQAFRDVQLEQELLIEAQNLGLGAQFGGKYFAHDIRVIRLPRHGASCPVGMGVSCSADRNIKAKINRDGIWIEKLENNPGKYIPEELRKAGEGEAVHVDLNRPMSEILAQLSQYPVSTRLSLNGTIIVGRDIAHAKLQERLENGEGLPQYVKDHPIYYAGPAKTPDGYASGSLGPTTAGRMDSYVDQLQANGGSMIMLAKGNRSQQVTDACHKHGGFYLGSIGGPAAVLAQGSIKSLECVEYPELGMEAIWKIEVEDFPAFILVDDKGNDFFKQIQSSQCSACVK, from the coding sequence ATGTCGAACAAACCCTTTCATTATCAAGATCCCTTCCCGCTGGCGAAGGATCAGACTGAATACTATCTGTTAACATCTGACCACGTCTCTGTCTCTGAATTCGAAGGGCAGGAGATCCTCAAAGTTGACCCCCAGGCGCTGACCTTGCTCGCGCAGCACGCCTTCCACGATGCCTCCTTTATGCTGCGTCCGGCGCATCAGCAGCAGGTTGCCGATATCCTGAGCGATCCGCAGGCCAGCGAAAACGACAAATACGTCGCGCTGCAATTCCTGCGTAACTCCGATATCGCTGCGAAAGGCATTCTGCCGACCTGTCAGGACACCGGCACGGCGATCATCACCGGCAAAAAAGGCCAGCGCGTCTGGACCGGCGGCGGCGACGAAGCCGCGCTGGCGCATGGCGTGTATAACACCTACATCGAAGATAACCTGCGCTATTCGCAAAATGCGGCGCTGGATATGTACAAAGAGGTGAATACGGGCACCAACCTGCCAGCGCAGATTGACCTCTACAGCGTCGACGGCGACGAGTACAAATTCCTGTGCATCGCCAAAGGTGGCGGTTCTGCCAACAAAACCTATCTGTATCAGGAAACCAAAGCGCTGCTCTCGCCGGGCAAGCTGAAAAACTATCTGGTCGAGAAGATGCGCACGCTCGGCACGGCTGCCTGTCCGCCGTATCACATTGCGTTTGTCATCGGCGGCACCTCGGCGGAAAGTACCCTGAAAACCGTCAAACTGGCGTCCACGAAATACTATGACGGTCTGCCGACGGAAGGGAACGAACACGGTCAGGCGTTCCGCGACGTTCAGCTTGAACAGGAACTGCTGATCGAAGCGCAAAACCTGGGCCTCGGCGCGCAGTTCGGCGGCAAATATTTCGCCCACGACATCCGCGTCATTCGTTTGCCGCGCCACGGTGCGTCTTGCCCCGTCGGAATGGGCGTCTCCTGTTCGGCGGATCGCAACATCAAAGCGAAGATCAACCGCGACGGTATCTGGATCGAAAAACTGGAAAACAACCCAGGGAAATACATCCCGGAAGAGCTGCGCAAAGCCGGTGAAGGCGAAGCGGTTCACGTTGACCTTAACCGTCCGATGAGCGAGATCCTGGCGCAGCTGTCCCAGTATCCGGTTTCGACGCGTTTGTCGCTGAACGGCACCATTATCGTCGGGCGCGACATTGCTCACGCCAAGTTGCAGGAGCGTCTGGAGAACGGCGAAGGTCTGCCGCAGTACGTGAAAGATCACCCGATTTACTACGCGGGACCGGCGAAAACGCCAGACGGTTATGCCTCGGGTTCACTTGGCCCGACCACGGCAGGACGCATGGATTCCTATGTGGATCAGCTGCAGGCCAACGGTGGGAGCATGATCATGCTGGCGAAAGGCAACCGCAGCCAGCAGGTGACGGATGCCTGTCATAAACACGGCGGATTCTATCTCGGGAGCATCGGTGGCCCGGCTGCGGTACTGGCGCAGGGCAGCATCAA